The sequence TCCTCTCAGAGTAGCCACCCATGCTTGTCCATACTCAGGGGGAATATAGCCTAATGTACCAACAAGTTCAGTGGTAACATGAGTATGATATGGAAGAATCAACCTGGACAACCCAAAATCAGCAACATGTGcctcaaaattttcattaagGAGTATGTTGCTTGACTTTATATCGCGATGCACTATGTGTGGTTCACATATCTGATGCAAATAAGCCAAGCCACAGCTTGCACCTTTTGCAATCTTCAAGCGAGTTGGCCAATCAAGTTGGGAAGCACCATCAGGCTTTTCATGTAACCAGTAATCAAGGCTTCCATTTTCCATGTATGTATACATGAGAAGCCGGAATCCCTCATGCACACAATAGCCTTTTAATGCCACCAGATTTTCATGCTGTGCTGTTGACAAAGCCTCTACCTCTGCTTTGAATTCCCTTTCCATGAGGCCCAAGTCTCCTGAAAGTTTCTTGATGGCAACTGTGGTTCCATTTGGTAGTGTTGCTTTATAAACCAAACCAAAACCCCCACATCCTATTATGTTTGCCTGACTGAAATTTTCAGTGGCTTTTAAGATGTCAAATATGGTGAGGTCCTTGGTTTCATTATTCTTGTTGGAAAACAATACCACTAGGCTAGCCTCCTTGTCAACTTCTGGATGAATTCCATTGTTGGAGTAGGCAGAAATTGATTCCATTTCAATCTTGTCTAGCTCTCCACCTGGATTGACTCTTCTCTTGGATAGTATCCACAGAGTCAACACTGTTACCAAGGAACCAAAGCCAAAACTGGCTGTAATGACAAGTGCAATCATTACTCTTTTGTTTGAGCTGTGACTAGCTGCAGTAGTATTAGTAGAAGTATTTTGTTGAGAACAAGAACGCTGAATGACTGGACCGCACAATTGCGAGTTTCCTTCAAAGCTGGAATAGGAGAAAGTATCAAATTGACCACCAGTTGGTATCTGTCCTTGAAGATTATTGAAGGCTACACTGAAAAAAGACAAGAAATGTAATCTTCTAAGGGAATCAGGAATTTCACCAGATAGTTGGTTTCCTGAGAGGTCTAGTTTCTCTAAGTTAGTCAGGTTTGAAAACTGAACTGGTATATCACCAGAGAAGCTGTTATTTTTCACGTCCAGCTGAAGAAGGGCTTTGAGTTTTCCAATCTCAATAGGGATACTGCCATTAAGGTGATTGTTTCCCAGATATATTGCTGGGGGGAGGGCTGAAAGCTGATTATATTGCAGTAGGGAAACATTATTTGCATTTGCAAAGACAGGTAGCTCAAGATAAGTCCTTTCTACTTTATCATTTGCCTGTTGTGATGCCAGTGCTGGGAGTTCTGTGAGCTCTACTGGAATTACACCAGTAAGGAGGTTAAAAGACAAGTCCATGTAGAAAAGTTGAGGAAGTCTACCCAACCATGGAGGAATTGGACCACTGATTTGATTAAAGGACAGGTCCAAGGCCTCAAGCTTCTTAAGTTTCACAAGCCAGCCCGGTATTTGACCTGTGAAATTACAACCACCAAATCCTAAAACCTGCAGTTTTTGAAATCCACCTGGCTCTATTATGTTCACATCTTGAGGTATCATTTCGTTGAAAAAATTCTTGGAGAGCATAAGGGTACTAAGGTTCTTGAGCCCCCTGAGTATTGTCAGAGCCCCAGTAACATTCCTCAACTTGTTAGTAGAAATTGATAGGAAAGACAAAGACTCTAGTTCAAGTATCCTGGGAGAAATCTCTCCCTCAAGCTGATTAGATGCAAACCTCACAGCTGAAAGTGACTTGCATGCATAAAGGGTTGGTGGTAAACCACCGACAAAAAAATTATTGCCAAGATCAAGTGTAGTAAGTCTGAGGAATCCCGAGAAATTGAATGCAGAGAGATTTCCCTCCAAGAGGTTGACCCTTAAATTCAACACCACAAGATTGACACAGTTCATCAGAGACGGGGGCATAGTACCTGTCAAATTGTTGACATGAAGGAGTAGCCGTTCCAACTTGGAGAGTTTACCAATTTCACGGGGGATGAAACCTGTGAAATGATTGGAGTAGAGCTCCAAAACTGTGAGGTTGGTAAGGCCAACTATACCATCGCCAATTGTTCCAGTGAGTCTATTGAGGGGCAATGAGATTTCTGTGAGAGAAACAGCATCAAAAAGATCACTTGGGATAGGCCCTGACAGAAAATTGAAGCCTGCTCTAAATCTCTCCAGCTTGGAACATGCTCCAAGTCCAGGCTGAATGGCACCATCAAAATCATTGGAGGAATAATCCAAGAATCTGAGAGAGGAGGAGTTATGGTCATTAATGCAAAAGAGGGAAGTGGAAATATGACCTGTGAAGCTGTTATTACTAACATTCAAAGACACCAAACTTCCTCCAGCTGCAGCAGCTGCCAAGTTCTCGAGCAAAGAATTTGGAAGTGTCCCATTGAAAAAGTTGCTGGACAAATCCAGCTCCTGGATAGCAGCACCACTGCTATTTTTGCCACTGTCATCACCAACAAAAGGTGGCAATTCACCAGACAGATGATTGTAGCTCAAATCAAGAACGACCAAGTGACTGAGCAATGAGAAAAGGTGGTGCTGGAGACCACCGGATAATCTGTTATGGGAGAGATTAaggtgagagagagaagagaggttTGTAAGAGAGGGGGAGATGAAGCCAGTGAGGCCTCTAGAAGGTAGCAAAAGATGTGTGACTCTAAGATCCCCATCACAAGTAATGCCTTCCCAAGCACAGCAGTCAAGAGAATCAGACCAATTGAGAGAAGGAAAAGGTGGAGAGGTGGATATGTTCCGAGAGAAAGCCAAGAGGGAGAGTTTATCAATCTGAGTACAAGAGGAAACATGAACAACAAACAAGGACAAGAGGAATAAGGGGACTATGATAGAGACCATGAAGTTGGAAACCATGTAAGAATTGTAAAGGGAATATgcagaggaagatgaagatggtgatggCATGAGAAAAACTGAGAGAATGGAGTGTTTGAAGTGATGGTTGGTCATGAGAGAGtggaaatgagaaagaaaaggaggaggGGGACATAAGGGGGTGAAGAACCAATGTAAGAAGAGATAGTTGGGGTGGCATGGGAGCAAGGAAGACCATGACCATCCATTGACAAGGGAAGCAAAATGAAGGgtgggagagagagagagagagagagtggaaGGGTGACGTTGACAACTGGGGATTTAGATATACATACACATAgataatatttagattttaattatcattaccACTGTAACATCTCATTGCAGTTCATAGGAAATATAATTcatctgaaaagaaaagaaagatttttgATATAGTTGTTGTTCCACTATTGATCTTAAAgaaagtagaaattaaaaatgataatataaaagtaGGAGTGGATGGTTGGCATTAAAGAAATGatgaatagaaaaatagaaatgggAGCGTTTACTTTAGAGGGTGGAAGTGGAGGAAGAGTGGAAAATGTgaaagatgatgatgaaaaacATGATTGAGAAGTACGCCAATAACAACGTGTGAGGCAGACAGACAACAAAAGATGTACAATAGTTTCTCTTCTCTTGCTCATAGCTAGTTGCTACATA comes from Vigna radiata var. radiata cultivar VC1973A unplaced genomic scaffold, Vradiata_ver6 scaffold_215, whole genome shotgun sequence and encodes:
- the LOC106778192 gene encoding tyrosine-sulfated glycopeptide receptor 1-like, with protein sequence MTNHHFKHSILSVFLMPSPSSSSSAYSLYNSYMVSNFMVSIIVPLFLLSLFVVHVSSCTQIDKLSLLAFSRNISTSPPFPSLNWSDSLDCCAWEGITCDGDLRVTHLLLPSRGLTGFISPSLTNLSSLSHLNLSHNRLSGGLQHHLFSLLSHLVVLDLSYNHLSGELPPFVGDDSGKNSSGAAIQELDLSSNFFNGTLPNSLLENLAAAAAGGSLVSLNVSNNSFTGHISTSLFCINDHNSSSLRFLDYSSNDFDGAIQPGLGACSKLERFRAGFNFLSGPIPSDLFDAVSLTEISLPLNRLTGTIGDGIVGLTNLTVLELYSNHFTGFIPREIGKLSKLERLLLHVNNLTGTMPPSLMNCVNLVVLNLRVNLLEGNLSAFNFSGFLRLTTLDLGNNFFVGGLPPTLYACKSLSAVRFASNQLEGEISPRILELESLSFLSISTNKLRNVTGALTILRGLKNLSTLMLSKNFFNEMIPQDVNIIEPGGFQKLQVLGFGGCNFTGQIPGWLVKLKKLEALDLSFNQISGPIPPWLGRLPQLFYMDLSFNLLTGVIPVELTELPALASQQANDKVERTYLELPVFANANNVSLLQYNQLSALPPAIYLGNNHLNGSIPIEIGKLKALLQLDVKNNSFSGDIPVQFSNLTNLEKLDLSGNQLSGEIPDSLRRLHFLSFFSVAFNNLQGQIPTGGQFDTFSYSSFEGNSQLCGPVIQRSCSQQNTSTNTTAASHSSNKRVMIALVITASFGFGSLVTVLTLWILSKRRVNPGGELDKIEMESISAYSNNGIHPEVDKEASLVVLFSNKNNETKDLTIFDILKATENFSQANIIGCGGFGLVYKATLPNGTTVAIKKLSGDLGLMEREFKAEVEALSTAQHENLVALKGYCVHEGFRLLMYTYMENGSLDYWLHEKPDGASQLDWPTRLKIAKGASCGLAYLHQICEPHIVHRDIKSSNILLNENFEAHVADFGLSRLILPYHTHVTTELVGTLGYIPPEYGQAWVATLRGDVYSLGVVMLELLTGRRPVDVCKPKMSRELVGWVQQMRIEGKQDQVFDPILRGKGFEGEMLKVLDVACMCVSHNPFKRPSIREVVEWLKNVASDNQPTQK